A DNA window from Canis lupus dingo isolate Sandy chromosome 2, ASM325472v2, whole genome shotgun sequence contains the following coding sequences:
- the SEC61A2 gene encoding protein transport protein Sec61 subunit alpha isoform X1: MGLRSSNIPTSKIKFLEVIKPFCAVLPEIQKPERKIQFREKVLWTAITLFIFLVCCQIPLFGIMSSDSADPFYWMRVILASNRGTLMELGISPIVTSGLIMQLLAGAKIIEVGDTPKDRALFNGAQKLFGMIITIGQAIVYVMTGMYGDPAEMGAGICLLIIIQLFVAGLIVLLLDELLQKGYGLGSGISLFIATNICETIVWKAFSPTTINTGRGTEFEGAVIALFHLLATRTDKVRALREAFYRQNLPNLMNLIATVFVFAVVIYFQGFRVDLPIKSARYRGQYSSYPIKLFYTSNIPIILQSALVSNLYVISQMLSVRFSGNFLVNLLGQWADVSGGGPARSYPVGGLCYYLSPPESMGAIFEDPVHVVVYIIFMLGSCAFFSKTWIEVSGSSAKDVAKQLKEQQMVMRGHRDTSMVHELNRYIPTAAAFGGLCIGALSVLADFLGAIGSGTGILLAVTIIYQYFEIFVKEQAEVGGMGALFF; encoded by the exons ATGGGTTTGCGTTCATCCAACATCCCTACCTCCAAAA tcaAATTTTTAGAAGTTATCAAACCTTTCTGTGCAGTTCTACCAGAAATTCAGAAACCTGAAAGGAAA ATCCAGTTTAGAGAAAAGGTACTATGGACTGCCATaactctcttcattttcttagtaTGTTGTCAG ATACCACTATTTGGAATCATGTCATCAGATTCTGCAGATCCTTTCTATTGGATGAGAGTTATTCTTGCATCCAACAGag GAACTTTAATGGAATTGGGTATCTCCCCAATTGTAACATCTGGTTTGATTATGCAGTTGTTAGCAGGAGCCAAAATCATTGAAGTTGGAGATACACCCAAAGATAGAGCTCTATTCAATGGAGCCCAGAAAC TATTTGGTATGATCATTACCATTGGGCAAGCCATTGTGTATGTCATGACGGGCATGTATGGGGATCCTGCTGAAATGGGTGCTGGCATCTGTCTCCTTATCATTATTCAG TTGTTTGTTGCTGGTTTGATTGTGCTGCTGTTAGATGAGCTGCTACAGAAGGGTTACGGCTTGGGGTCTGGTATTTCCCTCTTTATTGCCACCAACATCTGTGAAACCATTGTCTGGAAGGCCTTTAGTCCCACTACTATTAACACTGGCAGAG GTACCGAGTTTGAGGGTGCAGTCATAGCGCTCTTTCATTTACTGGCCACCAGGACAGACAAGGTCCGAGCTTTAAGGGAGGCCTTCTATCGTCAGAACTTACCCAATCTCATGAACCTCATTGCTACGGTTTTTGTGTTTGCCGTCGTTATATATTTTCAG ggATTTCGTGTTGACTTGCCCATCAAGTCGGCCCGGTATCGAGGACAGTACAGTAGCTATCCCATCAAGCTCTTCTATACCTCGAACATTCCCATTATTCTCCAGTCGGCCTTAGTGTCAAACCTGTATGTTATTTCCCAGATGCTGTCTGTTCGATTTAGTGGCAactttttagtaaatttactaGGACAGTGGGCT GATGTTAGTGGGGGAGGACCTGCTCGTTCTTACCCTGTGGGAGGCCTTTGTTACTATCTTTCTCCTCCTGAGTCCATGGGCGCCATATTTGAGGATCCTGTCCATGTGGTGGTTTATATCATCTTCATGTTGGGATCATGTGCATTCTTTTCTAAGACATGGATAGAGGTGTCTGGTTCCTCTGCTAAAGAT GTAGCTAAGCAGCTTAAAGAACAGCAAATGGTAATGAGGGGCCACAGAGATACCTCCATGGTTCATGAGCTTAATAG GTACATCCCCACGGCGGCAGCGTTCGGCGGCCTGTGCATCGGCGCCCTGTCCGTGTTGGCCGACTTCCTGGGGGCCATTGGCTCCGGCACTGGCATCCTGCTCGCCGTCACGATTATTTatcagtattttgaaatttttgtcaaGGAACAGGCTGAAGTTGGTGGGATGGgtgctttgtttttctaa
- the NUDT5 gene encoding ADP-sugar pyrophosphatase isoform X3: MDPTGKIRTWETVKRTTRKGQSADGVAVIPVLQRTLHYECIVLVKQFRPPMGGYCLEFPAGLIDDNESPEAAALRELEEETGYKGDVAECSPAVCMDPGLTNCTTHIVTVTINGDDAENVRPKPKPGDGEFVEVISLPKNDLLKRLDALVAEEHLTVDARVYSYALALKHANTKPFEVPFLKF, from the exons AACTTGGGAAACTGTGAAACGTACAACCAGGAAAGGACAGTCGGCTGATG GTGTGGCGGTCATCCCGGTGCTGCAGCGGACACTTCATTACGAGTGCATCGTTCTGGTGAAGCAGTTCCGACCACCGATGGGAGGCTATTGCCTAGAGTTCCCCGCAG GTCTCATCGATGACAATGAGAGCCCAGAAGCAGCTGCTCTTCGGGAGCTTGAGGAAGAAACTGGCTATAAAGGTGATGTCGCAGAGTGCTCTCCAG CTGTGTGTATGGATCCAGGCTTGACAAACTGTACCACACACATCGTGACAGTAACTATTAACGGAGATGATGCTGAAAATGTGAGACCTAAACCAAAGCCAG gAGACGGAG AATTTGTCGAAGTAATTTCCTTACCAAAGAATGACCTGCTGAAGAGACTTGATG CTCTGGTAGCTGAAGAACATCTGACAGTGGACGCCAGGGTCTACTCCTATGCTCTGGCACTGAAGCATGCAAACACGAAGCCGTTTGAAGTGCCTTTCCTGAAGTTTTAA
- the SEC61A2 gene encoding protein transport protein Sec61 subunit alpha isoform X3: protein MGLRSSNIPTSKIKFLEVIKPFCAVLPEIQKPERKIQFREKVLWTAITLFIFLVCCQIPLFGIMSSDSADPFYWMRVILASNRGTLMELGISPIVTSGLIMQLLAGAKIIEVGDTPKDRALFNGAQKLFGMIITIGQAIVYVMTGMYGDPAEMGAGICLLIIIQLFVAGLIVLLLDELLQKGYGLGSGISLFIATNICETIVWKAFSPTTINTGRGTEFEGAVIALFHLLATRTDKVRALREAFYRQNLPNLMNLIATVFVFAVVIYFQDVSGGGPARSYPVGGLCYYLSPPESMGAIFEDPVHVVVYIIFMLGSCAFFSKTWIEVSGSSAKDVAKQLKEQQMVMRGHRDTSMVHELNRYIPTAAAFGGLCIGALSVLADFLGAIGSGTGILLAVTIIYQYFEIFVKEQAEVGGMGALFF from the exons ATGGGTTTGCGTTCATCCAACATCCCTACCTCCAAAA tcaAATTTTTAGAAGTTATCAAACCTTTCTGTGCAGTTCTACCAGAAATTCAGAAACCTGAAAGGAAA ATCCAGTTTAGAGAAAAGGTACTATGGACTGCCATaactctcttcattttcttagtaTGTTGTCAG ATACCACTATTTGGAATCATGTCATCAGATTCTGCAGATCCTTTCTATTGGATGAGAGTTATTCTTGCATCCAACAGag GAACTTTAATGGAATTGGGTATCTCCCCAATTGTAACATCTGGTTTGATTATGCAGTTGTTAGCAGGAGCCAAAATCATTGAAGTTGGAGATACACCCAAAGATAGAGCTCTATTCAATGGAGCCCAGAAAC TATTTGGTATGATCATTACCATTGGGCAAGCCATTGTGTATGTCATGACGGGCATGTATGGGGATCCTGCTGAAATGGGTGCTGGCATCTGTCTCCTTATCATTATTCAG TTGTTTGTTGCTGGTTTGATTGTGCTGCTGTTAGATGAGCTGCTACAGAAGGGTTACGGCTTGGGGTCTGGTATTTCCCTCTTTATTGCCACCAACATCTGTGAAACCATTGTCTGGAAGGCCTTTAGTCCCACTACTATTAACACTGGCAGAG GTACCGAGTTTGAGGGTGCAGTCATAGCGCTCTTTCATTTACTGGCCACCAGGACAGACAAGGTCCGAGCTTTAAGGGAGGCCTTCTATCGTCAGAACTTACCCAATCTCATGAACCTCATTGCTACGGTTTTTGTGTTTGCCGTCGTTATATATTTTCAG GATGTTAGTGGGGGAGGACCTGCTCGTTCTTACCCTGTGGGAGGCCTTTGTTACTATCTTTCTCCTCCTGAGTCCATGGGCGCCATATTTGAGGATCCTGTCCATGTGGTGGTTTATATCATCTTCATGTTGGGATCATGTGCATTCTTTTCTAAGACATGGATAGAGGTGTCTGGTTCCTCTGCTAAAGAT GTAGCTAAGCAGCTTAAAGAACAGCAAATGGTAATGAGGGGCCACAGAGATACCTCCATGGTTCATGAGCTTAATAG GTACATCCCCACGGCGGCAGCGTTCGGCGGCCTGTGCATCGGCGCCCTGTCCGTGTTGGCCGACTTCCTGGGGGCCATTGGCTCCGGCACTGGCATCCTGCTCGCCGTCACGATTATTTatcagtattttgaaatttttgtcaaGGAACAGGCTGAAGTTGGTGGGATGGgtgctttgtttttctaa
- the SEC61A2 gene encoding protein transport protein Sec61 subunit alpha isoform X2 translates to MGIKFLEVIKPFCAVLPEIQKPERKIQFREKVLWTAITLFIFLVCCQIPLFGIMSSDSADPFYWMRVILASNRGTLMELGISPIVTSGLIMQLLAGAKIIEVGDTPKDRALFNGAQKLFGMIITIGQAIVYVMTGMYGDPAEMGAGICLLIIIQLFVAGLIVLLLDELLQKGYGLGSGISLFIATNICETIVWKAFSPTTINTGRGTEFEGAVIALFHLLATRTDKVRALREAFYRQNLPNLMNLIATVFVFAVVIYFQGFRVDLPIKSARYRGQYSSYPIKLFYTSNIPIILQSALVSNLYVISQMLSVRFSGNFLVNLLGQWADVSGGGPARSYPVGGLCYYLSPPESMGAIFEDPVHVVVYIIFMLGSCAFFSKTWIEVSGSSAKDVAKQLKEQQMVMRGHRDTSMVHELNRYIPTAAAFGGLCIGALSVLADFLGAIGSGTGILLAVTIIYQYFEIFVKEQAEVGGMGALFF, encoded by the exons ATGGGCA tcaAATTTTTAGAAGTTATCAAACCTTTCTGTGCAGTTCTACCAGAAATTCAGAAACCTGAAAGGAAA ATCCAGTTTAGAGAAAAGGTACTATGGACTGCCATaactctcttcattttcttagtaTGTTGTCAG ATACCACTATTTGGAATCATGTCATCAGATTCTGCAGATCCTTTCTATTGGATGAGAGTTATTCTTGCATCCAACAGag GAACTTTAATGGAATTGGGTATCTCCCCAATTGTAACATCTGGTTTGATTATGCAGTTGTTAGCAGGAGCCAAAATCATTGAAGTTGGAGATACACCCAAAGATAGAGCTCTATTCAATGGAGCCCAGAAAC TATTTGGTATGATCATTACCATTGGGCAAGCCATTGTGTATGTCATGACGGGCATGTATGGGGATCCTGCTGAAATGGGTGCTGGCATCTGTCTCCTTATCATTATTCAG TTGTTTGTTGCTGGTTTGATTGTGCTGCTGTTAGATGAGCTGCTACAGAAGGGTTACGGCTTGGGGTCTGGTATTTCCCTCTTTATTGCCACCAACATCTGTGAAACCATTGTCTGGAAGGCCTTTAGTCCCACTACTATTAACACTGGCAGAG GTACCGAGTTTGAGGGTGCAGTCATAGCGCTCTTTCATTTACTGGCCACCAGGACAGACAAGGTCCGAGCTTTAAGGGAGGCCTTCTATCGTCAGAACTTACCCAATCTCATGAACCTCATTGCTACGGTTTTTGTGTTTGCCGTCGTTATATATTTTCAG ggATTTCGTGTTGACTTGCCCATCAAGTCGGCCCGGTATCGAGGACAGTACAGTAGCTATCCCATCAAGCTCTTCTATACCTCGAACATTCCCATTATTCTCCAGTCGGCCTTAGTGTCAAACCTGTATGTTATTTCCCAGATGCTGTCTGTTCGATTTAGTGGCAactttttagtaaatttactaGGACAGTGGGCT GATGTTAGTGGGGGAGGACCTGCTCGTTCTTACCCTGTGGGAGGCCTTTGTTACTATCTTTCTCCTCCTGAGTCCATGGGCGCCATATTTGAGGATCCTGTCCATGTGGTGGTTTATATCATCTTCATGTTGGGATCATGTGCATTCTTTTCTAAGACATGGATAGAGGTGTCTGGTTCCTCTGCTAAAGAT GTAGCTAAGCAGCTTAAAGAACAGCAAATGGTAATGAGGGGCCACAGAGATACCTCCATGGTTCATGAGCTTAATAG GTACATCCCCACGGCGGCAGCGTTCGGCGGCCTGTGCATCGGCGCCCTGTCCGTGTTGGCCGACTTCCTGGGGGCCATTGGCTCCGGCACTGGCATCCTGCTCGCCGTCACGATTATTTatcagtattttgaaatttttgtcaaGGAACAGGCTGAAGTTGGTGGGATGGgtgctttgtttttctaa